A stretch of the Meiothermus sp. CFH 77666 genome encodes the following:
- a CDS encoding DUF433 domain-containing protein: MDELKLLERITVNPNIFSGKPIIRGRRLAVEHVLGMIAAGDTPELLLQGYPWLEKEDIQACLVYARRMVGHERIEPLKIESAARSCSSILAFGAAPRLNFRQPAMTCCEPAI, encoded by the coding sequence ATGGACGAACTGAAGCTTCTCGAACGTATCACTGTGAATCCGAACATCTTCAGCGGCAAGCCCATCATCCGCGGCCGCCGACTAGCGGTCGAACATGTCCTGGGGATGATTGCGGCCGGCGACACGCCCGAACTCCTGCTGCAGGGCTACCCCTGGCTGGAAAAGGAAGACATCCAGGCGTGCCTGGTCTATGCGCGTCGCATGGTCGGCCATGAGCGAATCGAGCCTCTCAAAATCGAGTCTGCCGCACGAAGTTGTAGCTCGATACTTGCGTTTGGGGCGGCGCCAAGGCTGAACTTCAGGCAGCCGGCCATGACGTGCTGTGAACCGGCGATCTGA
- the hutI gene encoding imidazolonepropionase — translation MNQVFVGISELYTPQRRLERAAFAVQDGRFVWVGAEAELPEAYHLWPRTELGGRGAVPGLVDAHTHLVYGGDRLGEYLQRARGESYEAILAAGGGIYSTVRATDAASEDELYAWAQARAALFLAQGVTAIEIKSGYGLVPEAELKMLRVIRRLEEHLPQHVFATLLAHVIPKGWERSRYIEMFCQELIPEVARTGLAEAVDVFCDEGAFTLDETRQILEAALSHNLRIKLHAEQIVHTGATRLAAALGALSADHLEQSTPEDWRALAASGTVGTVLPGAAVILRKPFPNARAMWDAGVRVAIATDHNPGSSPFYSPWLGMQLTVSLGRLSLEEALMAHTENAALALGRADLGKIEPGARADFVVVDSPHALMPLYQWGHTPIHAVYVSGRQVFPTV, via the coding sequence ATGAATCAAGTCTTTGTTGGGATATCTGAGCTATACACGCCCCAGCGCAGGCTCGAGCGTGCCGCTTTCGCCGTCCAGGATGGGCGTTTTGTCTGGGTGGGGGCCGAGGCCGAACTGCCGGAGGCCTACCATCTTTGGCCCCGCACCGAGCTGGGCGGGCGTGGGGCAGTGCCGGGCCTGGTGGACGCCCACACCCATCTGGTCTATGGCGGCGACCGGCTGGGCGAGTACCTGCAACGTGCTCGAGGCGAAAGCTACGAGGCCATCCTGGCTGCGGGGGGCGGGATTTATTCAACGGTGCGGGCCACCGATGCCGCTTCGGAAGATGAACTGTACGCGTGGGCGCAAGCTCGAGCCGCCCTCTTCCTGGCCCAAGGGGTAACCGCCATAGAAATCAAGAGTGGCTACGGCCTTGTTCCCGAAGCCGAACTCAAGATGCTGCGGGTAATCCGGCGGCTCGAGGAACACCTACCGCAGCATGTGTTCGCCACGCTCCTGGCGCACGTAATCCCCAAAGGCTGGGAGCGCAGCCGGTACATAGAGATGTTCTGCCAGGAGCTTATTCCCGAAGTAGCTAGAACTGGGCTGGCCGAGGCGGTGGATGTGTTCTGCGACGAGGGTGCATTCACTCTGGACGAAACCCGACAAATCCTGGAGGCGGCCCTTTCGCATAACCTTCGGATCAAACTCCACGCCGAGCAGATTGTCCATACCGGGGCCACCCGGCTGGCGGCGGCGCTGGGGGCGCTCTCGGCAGATCACCTCGAGCAGTCCACTCCCGAAGACTGGCGTGCCCTGGCCGCCTCAGGCACGGTGGGGACGGTGCTCCCCGGCGCGGCGGTCATCCTGCGCAAGCCCTTCCCCAATGCCCGGGCCATGTGGGATGCGGGCGTGAGGGTGGCCATTGCCACCGACCATAACCCCGGCAGCAGTCCGTTCTACAGCCCCTGGCTGGGCATGCAACTGACCGTGTCCCTCGGGCGGCTTTCCCTCGAGGAGGCCTTGATGGCGCATACCGAAAACGCAGCCCTGGCCCTGGGGCGGGCCGATTTGGGCAAGATTGAGCCCGGAGCCCGGGCCGACTTTGTGGTGGTGGACTCACCTCATGCCCTCATGCCGCTATACCAATGGGGCCATACCCCGATTCACGCGGTCTACGTGAGCGGCAGACAGGTTTTTCCCACTGTTTAA
- a CDS encoding GntR family transcriptional regulator yields MKYLRVKEAVLQELGKAAPGFPLSENSLARRFGVSRMTARRALQELEREGYLLRRQGKGSFPTERRFSQGFLRVRPFYEFARAQGATPKTQVLTAELRPTPAEVRQKLGVSEALYVERLRFLDDEPVQHEVRYLHPAHCQGLLQHDLTRESIHDLLVHTLGLPLTRVWQRLEAVALPNPLAALLEQPPNAPALRLERLTYTFETPITWVEYLMRADRYYLEDTFIPQGERP; encoded by the coding sequence GTGAAATACCTGCGCGTCAAGGAAGCCGTCTTGCAGGAGCTGGGCAAGGCCGCCCCAGGGTTTCCCCTCTCGGAAAACAGCCTGGCCCGGCGCTTTGGGGTGAGCCGCATGACCGCGCGGCGGGCTTTGCAGGAACTCGAGCGCGAGGGCTACCTCTTGCGCCGGCAGGGCAAGGGCAGCTTCCCCACCGAGCGGCGCTTCAGCCAGGGCTTCCTGCGGGTACGCCCCTTCTACGAGTTCGCCCGCGCCCAGGGGGCTACCCCTAAAACCCAGGTGCTCACCGCCGAACTGCGCCCCACCCCGGCGGAGGTGCGCCAGAAGCTGGGGGTTTCAGAGGCTCTGTATGTGGAGCGGCTGCGCTTTCTGGACGATGAGCCGGTGCAGCACGAGGTGCGCTACCTGCACCCGGCGCACTGCCAGGGCCTGCTACAGCACGACCTGACCCGTGAGTCCATCCACGACCTGCTGGTTCACACCCTGGGCCTGCCCCTCACCAGGGTCTGGCAGCGGCTGGAGGCAGTGGCCCTGCCCAACCCCCTGGCCGCCCTGCTGGAGCAGCCCCCCAATGCCCCGGCCCTGCGCCTCGAGCGCCTCACCTACACCTTTGAAACCCCTATCACCTGGGTGGAGTACCTGATGCGGGCCGACCGCTACTACCTCGAGGACACCTTCATTCCCCAAGGAGAACGACCATGA
- the hutU gene encoding urocanate hydratase: MTYKAPLGPRTAKGWIQEAAKRMLLNNLDPEVAEKPEELVVYGGRGRAARSPQDLQRILAVLERLENDETLLVQSGRAVGVFKTQPLAPRVIIANSNLVPQWATWEEFDRLDRLGLMMYGQMTAGSWIYIGTQGILQGTYETFAAAARKHFGGTLKGTITVTGGLGGMGGAQPLAVTLNGGVALCVEIDPERIQRRLETRYLDLRADSLDEALRLAEEARRKGQALSIGLLGNTAEVLPEMVRRGFTPELVTDQTSAHDPLYGYIPILRADEDPALLRQRDPQGYKERVLHDMATHCRAIVEMQKKGAVAFDYGNNLRAFAKLGGFAEAFSYPGFVPAFIRDQFCEGRGPFRWVALSGKPEDIYKTDQAVLKLFPEDEGLYRWLSEGVKKFKFQGLPARICWLGYRERDQAGLLFNEMVRKGELEAPIVIGRDHLDAGSVASPYRETEAMKDTSDAVADWPILNFALNAVSGAAWVSFHHGGGVGMGYSLHAGQVTVADGSEEAAYRLERVLTNDPGTGVMRHAHAGYEEAKEVARNRGLDLAGWEKEQ, from the coding sequence ATGACCTACAAAGCCCCCCTAGGCCCCCGTACCGCCAAAGGCTGGATTCAGGAAGCCGCCAAGCGGATGCTCCTCAACAACCTCGACCCCGAAGTGGCCGAGAAACCCGAGGAACTCGTGGTGTACGGCGGGCGCGGCAGGGCCGCCCGCAGTCCCCAGGATCTGCAACGCATTCTGGCGGTGCTGGAGCGGCTCGAGAACGACGAAACCCTCTTGGTGCAGTCCGGGCGGGCGGTGGGCGTGTTCAAAACCCAACCTCTGGCCCCCCGTGTAATCATCGCCAACTCTAACCTGGTGCCCCAGTGGGCTACCTGGGAGGAGTTTGACCGGCTCGACCGGCTGGGCCTGATGATGTACGGCCAGATGACCGCCGGAAGCTGGATCTATATCGGCACCCAGGGCATCCTGCAGGGCACCTACGAGACCTTTGCCGCCGCCGCCCGCAAGCACTTTGGCGGTACGCTAAAGGGCACCATCACGGTCACGGGCGGGCTGGGGGGCATGGGCGGGGCCCAGCCCCTGGCGGTCACGCTGAACGGCGGGGTGGCCCTCTGCGTGGAGATTGACCCGGAGCGTATCCAGCGCCGCCTGGAGACCCGCTACCTGGACCTGCGGGCCGACTCCCTGGACGAAGCCCTCCGGCTGGCCGAGGAAGCCAGACGCAAAGGCCAGGCCCTCTCCATTGGCCTCCTGGGCAACACGGCGGAGGTGCTGCCGGAGATGGTGCGCCGGGGCTTCACGCCGGAGCTGGTGACCGACCAGACCAGCGCCCACGACCCCCTGTACGGCTACATCCCCATCCTGAGGGCCGACGAAGACCCGGCCCTCCTGCGCCAGCGCGACCCCCAGGGCTACAAGGAACGGGTACTGCACGACATGGCCACCCACTGCCGGGCCATTGTGGAGATGCAGAAAAAAGGCGCGGTGGCCTTCGACTACGGCAACAACCTGCGGGCTTTTGCCAAGCTGGGGGGCTTCGCGGAGGCCTTCAGCTACCCCGGCTTTGTGCCGGCCTTCATCCGCGACCAGTTCTGCGAAGGGCGGGGGCCTTTTCGCTGGGTGGCCCTTTCCGGTAAGCCGGAAGACATCTACAAGACCGACCAGGCCGTCCTGAAGCTTTTTCCCGAGGACGAAGGGCTCTACCGCTGGCTCAGCGAAGGGGTAAAGAAGTTCAAGTTCCAGGGCCTCCCCGCCCGCATCTGCTGGCTGGGCTACCGGGAGCGCGACCAGGCCGGCCTGCTGTTCAACGAGATGGTGCGAAAGGGCGAACTCGAGGCCCCCATCGTGATTGGCCGCGACCACCTGGATGCGGGCTCGGTAGCCTCCCCTTACCGCGAGACCGAGGCCATGAAGGACACCTCCGACGCGGTGGCCGACTGGCCCATTCTGAACTTTGCCCTGAACGCGGTCTCGGGGGCGGCCTGGGTCAGCTTCCACCACGGCGGCGGGGTGGGCATGGGCTACAGCCTGCACGCCGGGCAGGTCACGGTGGCCGACGGCAGCGAGGAAGCCGCGTACCGGCTTGAGCGCGTCCTGACCAACGACCCCGGCACCGGGGTGATGCGCCACGCCCATGCAGGCTACGAAGAAGCGAAGGAAGTGGCAAGAAATCGAGGCTTAGACCTCGCAGGCTGGGAGAAGGAGCAATAG
- a CDS encoding DUF5615 family PIN-like protein, with the protein MAQAHREQRVLITVDKDFGELAIRRSLPHCGIVRLVNISVRQQGAICQQVLTQYGDELTRGAIITAEAGRVRIRPPGDGTP; encoded by the coding sequence CTGGCGCAGGCGCACCGAGAACAGCGCGTGCTCATCACGGTGGACAAGGATTTCGGGGAACTGGCGATCCGACGCAGCTTGCCGCACTGCGGCATCGTGCGTCTCGTCAACATCAGCGTGCGCCAGCAAGGCGCGATATGCCAGCAAGTGCTCACGCAATATGGGGATGAATTGACACGGGGAGCCATTATCACTGCGGAGGCCGGCCGCGTGCGCATTCGACCACCCGGCGACGGAACGCCATAA
- a CDS encoding alpha/beta hydrolase translates to MSAIQVRDTFVEVPGGQVFVRQWDTGQPEKAPLVLLHDSLGSVELWRGFPAALAQATGRTVWAYDRLGFGRSSPRTEPPSLGFILEEAQTYFPAVAERLELDPYILFGHSVGGAMALCIAAHQPARCRAVITESAQAFVEERTLEGIRAAQQSFQNPAQFARLTRWHGEKARWVLEAWTGVWLSPAFRGWTLEPCLKAVHCPVLALHGDRDEYGSTAFPERIVQGVQGPARMEVLHDCGHVPHREKEPLVLGLVEDFLRNV, encoded by the coding sequence GTGAGCGCAATACAGGTTCGAGATACTTTTGTAGAGGTTCCGGGCGGCCAGGTCTTTGTGCGGCAGTGGGATACAGGCCAGCCCGAAAAAGCCCCCCTGGTGCTGCTGCACGACTCCCTGGGGTCGGTGGAGCTCTGGCGCGGGTTTCCGGCTGCGCTGGCCCAGGCCACCGGACGCACGGTGTGGGCCTACGACCGCCTGGGTTTTGGACGGTCCTCGCCCCGAACCGAACCGCCTTCGCTGGGCTTTATCCTCGAGGAGGCCCAGACCTACTTCCCTGCCGTCGCCGAGAGGCTCGAGCTGGACCCGTACATCCTCTTTGGGCACAGCGTGGGGGGCGCCATGGCCCTGTGCATCGCCGCCCATCAGCCCGCTCGCTGCCGCGCGGTGATTACCGAGTCGGCCCAGGCCTTTGTGGAAGAGCGCACCCTCGAGGGCATCCGGGCCGCCCAGCAGAGCTTCCAGAACCCCGCCCAGTTCGCCCGCCTCACCCGCTGGCACGGTGAAAAAGCCCGCTGGGTGCTGGAAGCCTGGACAGGCGTCTGGCTCTCGCCGGCGTTCCGGGGCTGGACGCTGGAGCCCTGTTTGAAGGCGGTGCACTGCCCCGTGCTGGCCCTGCACGGCGACCGTGACGAGTATGGCTCCACGGCCTTCCCAGAGCGCATCGTACAGGGGGTGCAAGGCCCCGCCCGCATGGAAGTGCTGCATGACTGCGGTCATGTGCCCCACCGCGAAAAGGAGCCCCTGGTGCTGGGGCTGGTGGAGGATTTCCTGCGGAATGTATAG
- a CDS encoding putative immunity protein produces the protein MRDPRFKAVHRGGLLDLDRHRLLAAWAADCAEHVLPMFTRLYPQDDRPQKAIEMGRAWARGEVSVGQARAASVAAHTAARAALHEAAIAAARAAGQAVATAHMADHSLGAAIYAIKAVQAASAGDVAAMNQERIWQRKRLPKAIEGLVLSAMEAEKLRLLGVE, from the coding sequence ATGCGAGACCCACGCTTCAAGGCTGTGCACCGAGGGGGATTGCTGGATCTTGACCGGCATCGCTTGCTGGCAGCCTGGGCTGCTGACTGTGCAGAGCATGTGTTGCCCATGTTTACCAGGCTGTATCCACAAGACGACCGGCCCCAAAAGGCCATAGAGATGGGACGGGCCTGGGCCAGGGGAGAGGTCAGCGTCGGTCAGGCCCGTGCGGCGAGTGTGGCAGCTCATACGGCGGCTCGAGCTGCCTTGCATGAAGCAGCAATAGCGGCGGCTCGAGCGGCAGGTCAAGCGGTGGCGACGGCCCATATGGCCGATCACTCGCTGGGGGCTGCTATTTATGCGATCAAGGCGGTACAGGCGGCCAGTGCAGGTGACGTGGCTGCCATGAACCAGGAGCGCATCTGGCAGCGAAAACGGCTTCCAAAGGCAATAGAAGGGCTGGTATTGTCGGCCATGGAGGCCGAGAAACTGCGCTTGCTGGGCGTCGAGTGA